A window of Hyperolius riggenbachi isolate aHypRig1 chromosome 1, aHypRig1.pri, whole genome shotgun sequence contains these coding sequences:
- the CCL27 gene encoding C-C motif chemokine 27, which produces MSPLRLLTAVALAVVIMAAVCQGMPTHSVSCCTKLAKNFPKNLLKQVTKVRFQKKDGVCNLRAIVLYIGNQQKCVDPQNKTVQTWIKKNRPAKHL; this is translated from the exons ATGTCCCCCCTGCGACTCCTCACCGCTGTGGCTCTCGCCGTGGTCATCATGGCCGCCGTCTGTCAGG GGATGCCAACCCATTCCGTTTCCTGCTGCACCAAACTGGCCAAAAACTTCCCAAAGAACCTGCTGAAGCAAGTTACCAAGGTCCGATTCCAGAAGAAGGACGGAGTCTGCAACCTGCGGGCCATTGT GCTGTATATCGGGAACCAGCAGAAATGTGTGGACCCCCAGAACAAAACTGTGCAGACCTGGATAAAGAAGAATCGTCCCGCTAAACACCTGTGA